One part of the Opitutaceae bacterium TAV5 genome encodes these proteins:
- a CDS encoding mucin, producing MLTQKIEELTNLRLRIAQLGASIEKERTAELSALPGQYGYANVNDFIKALTQVAGGNRGKRAKKTFPANSPQSSDAKRTRATITPEIREQVKAAVLEGKTGTAIATALGISVQSVQKIKKAFGLVNAPAPGPATS from the coding sequence ATGCTCACCCAGAAAATTGAGGAACTCACAAATCTTCGGCTGCGTATTGCCCAACTCGGTGCAAGTATCGAGAAGGAACGCACCGCCGAACTGTCTGCGCTGCCCGGCCAATATGGTTACGCAAACGTCAACGATTTCATCAAGGCCTTGACTCAGGTTGCCGGCGGCAACCGTGGCAAACGCGCCAAGAAAACCTTTCCCGCAAATTCGCCCCAAAGTTCCGATGCCAAGAGAACCCGCGCAACGATAACCCCGGAAATCAGGGAGCAGGTAAAGGCTGCCGTCCTCGAGGGTAAAACCGGCACCGCCATTGCCACCGCGCTCGGCATTTCGGTTCAGAGCGTGCAGAAAATCAAAAAGGCTTTCGGCCTCGTGAATGCTCCGGCCCCTGGGCCGGCTACCTCCTGA